In Capsicum annuum cultivar UCD-10X-F1 chromosome 11, UCD10Xv1.1, whole genome shotgun sequence, one genomic interval encodes:
- the LOC107847981 gene encoding uncharacterized protein LOC107847981 isoform X4: MASLISTLCIFFFLLNISLTPVVGEVIFEDGYSVSTVIDGNKIKINPHSIIPVSGGFIILDSTASTFYTLSYNKDSDFSVTKLTGTDIGYEDGSLDKAKFNKPRSFVVDSKGNIYVADMKNMHAIRKISKSGVTTIAGGNSKTAGRADGPGLNASFSDDYELYFVPERCTLMISDHGNRLVREIQLKAEDCSRDSHSGLRAVSTWFLTVGLPCLVCLILGFLARPYVIPNTGSPRSSLAQHDMEALPNQSGETSSDVLLRHQKRSC, encoded by the exons ATGGCTTCACTGATTTCTACCCTCtgtattttcttctttttgctcAATATAAGTCTCACACCAG TTGTTGGTGAAGTGATCTTTGAGGATGGTTACTCAGTAAGCACAGTAATTGATGGCAACAAGATCAAAATTAACCCACACTCCATCATCCCTGTATCTGGGGGTTTCATCATTCTTGATTCTACTGCTAGTACTTTTTACACATTATCGTACAACAAAGATTCAG atttttctgTTACAAAGTTAACTGGTACCGATATTGGCTACGAGGATGGTTCTCTGGATAAGGCTAAGTTCAACAAACCGAGAAGCTTTGTTGTTGATTCAAAAGGGAATATTTATGTTGCTGATATGAAGAACATGCATGCAATTAGAAAGATTAGCAAGTCAG GTGTTACTACAATAGCAGGAGGTAATTCAAAAACAGCTGGCCGTGCTGATGGACCTGGATTAAATGCCTCATTCTCAGATGATTATGAGCTTTATTTTGTTCCTGAAAGATGCACTCTAATGATCTCTGACCACGGTAATAGATTAGTCCGCGAAATACAGCTTAAGGCCGAGGATTGTTCAAGAGATTCTCATTCTG GTCTAAGAGCAGTTTCTACATGGTTCTTAACCGTGGGGCTTCCCTGCTTAGTCTGCTTGATTCTCGGGTTTCTTGCTCGTCCTTATGTTATCCCAAAT ACAGGATCACCGCGGTCGTCTTTGGCGCAACATGACATGGAAGCCCTTCCTAATCAGTCTGGAGAAACAAGTTCTGATGTTCTGCTTCGGCATCAGAAGCGTAGTTGTTGA
- the LOC107847981 gene encoding uncharacterized protein LOC107847981 isoform X1, protein MASLISTLCIFFFLLNISLTPVVGEVIFEDGYSVSTVIDGNKIKINPHSIIPVSGGFIILDSTASTFYTLSYNKDSELGYFIFLVETFWYFSDFSVTKLTGTDIGYEDGSLDKAKFNKPRSFVVDSKGNIYVADMKNMHAIRKISKSGVTTIAGGNSKTAGRADGPGLNASFSDDYELYFVPERCTLMISDHGNRLVREIQLKAEDCSRDSHSGLRAVSTWFLTVGLPCLVCLILGFLARPYVIPNDHRGRLWRNMTWKPFLISLEKQVLMFCFGIRSVVVDSNIYSLLRRLVLLSFSHLRLMFSPKVVVVRQTSHRQPAPLINFHDFESKESAKAPVVVNSLEDLITFDGSLDNSELTANQDDTVKESIDVSVVDSMILANIKVFAEQGNAPSGPEVSQSILSLVNQKKKVV, encoded by the exons ATGGCTTCACTGATTTCTACCCTCtgtattttcttctttttgctcAATATAAGTCTCACACCAG TTGTTGGTGAAGTGATCTTTGAGGATGGTTACTCAGTAAGCACAGTAATTGATGGCAACAAGATCAAAATTAACCCACACTCCATCATCCCTGTATCTGGGGGTTTCATCATTCTTGATTCTACTGCTAGTACTTTTTACACATTATCGTACAACAAAGATTCAG AATTGGGTTATTTCATCTTCTTGGTGGaaactttttggtatttttcagatttttctgTTACAAAGTTAACTGGTACCGATATTGGCTACGAGGATGGTTCTCTGGATAAGGCTAAGTTCAACAAACCGAGAAGCTTTGTTGTTGATTCAAAAGGGAATATTTATGTTGCTGATATGAAGAACATGCATGCAATTAGAAAGATTAGCAAGTCAG GTGTTACTACAATAGCAGGAGGTAATTCAAAAACAGCTGGCCGTGCTGATGGACCTGGATTAAATGCCTCATTCTCAGATGATTATGAGCTTTATTTTGTTCCTGAAAGATGCACTCTAATGATCTCTGACCACGGTAATAGATTAGTCCGCGAAATACAGCTTAAGGCCGAGGATTGTTCAAGAGATTCTCATTCTG GTCTAAGAGCAGTTTCTACATGGTTCTTAACCGTGGGGCTTCCCTGCTTAGTCTGCTTGATTCTCGGGTTTCTTGCTCGTCCTTATGTTATCCCAAAT GATCACCGCGGTCGTCTTTGGCGCAACATGACATGGAAGCCCTTCCTAATCAGTCTGGAGAAACAAGTTCTGATGTTCTGCTTCGGCATCAGAAGCGTAGTTGTTGATTCAAATATCTATTCACTCTTAAGGAGGCTCGTATTGCTTAGTTTCTCCCATCTGCGTCTAATGTTTAGTCCTAAAGTAGTAGTAGTACGGCAGACTTCTCATAGACAACCAGCACCTCTAATAAATTTTCATGACTTTGAAAGCAAAGAATCAGCTAAAGCACCGGTGGTAGTTAACAGTTTAGAAGATCTAATCACTTTTGATGGAAGTTTAGACAACTCTGAGCTCACTGCTAATCAAGATGATACAGTGAAGGAAAGTATCGATGTTTCTGTTGTAGATAGCATGATACTAGCTAATATAAAAGTGTTTGCAGAGCAAGGGAATGCTCCTTCAGGACCCGAAGTTTCACAAAGCATTTTGAGCTTagtcaaccaaaaaaaaaaagtagtttaG
- the LOC107847981 gene encoding uncharacterized protein LOC107847981 isoform X3 — protein sequence MASLISTLCIFFFLLNISLTPVVGEVIFEDGYSVSTVIDGNKIKINPHSIIPVSGGFIILDSTASTFYTLSYNKDSELGYFIFLVETFWYFSDFSVTKLTGTDIGYEDGSLDKAKFNKPRSFVVDSKGNIYVADMKNMHAIRKISKSGVTTIAGGNSKTAGRADGPGLNASFSDDYELYFVPERCTLMISDHGNRLVREIQLKAEDCSRDSHSGLRAVSTWFLTVGLPCLVCLILGFLARPYVIPNTGSPRSSLAQHDMEALPNQSGETSSDVLLRHQKRSC from the exons ATGGCTTCACTGATTTCTACCCTCtgtattttcttctttttgctcAATATAAGTCTCACACCAG TTGTTGGTGAAGTGATCTTTGAGGATGGTTACTCAGTAAGCACAGTAATTGATGGCAACAAGATCAAAATTAACCCACACTCCATCATCCCTGTATCTGGGGGTTTCATCATTCTTGATTCTACTGCTAGTACTTTTTACACATTATCGTACAACAAAGATTCAG AATTGGGTTATTTCATCTTCTTGGTGGaaactttttggtatttttcagatttttctgTTACAAAGTTAACTGGTACCGATATTGGCTACGAGGATGGTTCTCTGGATAAGGCTAAGTTCAACAAACCGAGAAGCTTTGTTGTTGATTCAAAAGGGAATATTTATGTTGCTGATATGAAGAACATGCATGCAATTAGAAAGATTAGCAAGTCAG GTGTTACTACAATAGCAGGAGGTAATTCAAAAACAGCTGGCCGTGCTGATGGACCTGGATTAAATGCCTCATTCTCAGATGATTATGAGCTTTATTTTGTTCCTGAAAGATGCACTCTAATGATCTCTGACCACGGTAATAGATTAGTCCGCGAAATACAGCTTAAGGCCGAGGATTGTTCAAGAGATTCTCATTCTG GTCTAAGAGCAGTTTCTACATGGTTCTTAACCGTGGGGCTTCCCTGCTTAGTCTGCTTGATTCTCGGGTTTCTTGCTCGTCCTTATGTTATCCCAAAT ACAGGATCACCGCGGTCGTCTTTGGCGCAACATGACATGGAAGCCCTTCCTAATCAGTCTGGAGAAACAAGTTCTGATGTTCTGCTTCGGCATCAGAAGCGTAGTTGTTGA
- the LOC107847981 gene encoding uncharacterized protein LOC107847981 isoform X2, with translation MASLISTLCIFFFLLNISLTPVVGEVIFEDGYSVSTVIDGNKIKINPHSIIPVSGGFIILDSTASTFYTLSYNKDSDFSVTKLTGTDIGYEDGSLDKAKFNKPRSFVVDSKGNIYVADMKNMHAIRKISKSGVTTIAGGNSKTAGRADGPGLNASFSDDYELYFVPERCTLMISDHGNRLVREIQLKAEDCSRDSHSGLRAVSTWFLTVGLPCLVCLILGFLARPYVIPNDHRGRLWRNMTWKPFLISLEKQVLMFCFGIRSVVVDSNIYSLLRRLVLLSFSHLRLMFSPKVVVVRQTSHRQPAPLINFHDFESKESAKAPVVVNSLEDLITFDGSLDNSELTANQDDTVKESIDVSVVDSMILANIKVFAEQGNAPSGPEVSQSILSLVNQKKKVV, from the exons ATGGCTTCACTGATTTCTACCCTCtgtattttcttctttttgctcAATATAAGTCTCACACCAG TTGTTGGTGAAGTGATCTTTGAGGATGGTTACTCAGTAAGCACAGTAATTGATGGCAACAAGATCAAAATTAACCCACACTCCATCATCCCTGTATCTGGGGGTTTCATCATTCTTGATTCTACTGCTAGTACTTTTTACACATTATCGTACAACAAAGATTCAG atttttctgTTACAAAGTTAACTGGTACCGATATTGGCTACGAGGATGGTTCTCTGGATAAGGCTAAGTTCAACAAACCGAGAAGCTTTGTTGTTGATTCAAAAGGGAATATTTATGTTGCTGATATGAAGAACATGCATGCAATTAGAAAGATTAGCAAGTCAG GTGTTACTACAATAGCAGGAGGTAATTCAAAAACAGCTGGCCGTGCTGATGGACCTGGATTAAATGCCTCATTCTCAGATGATTATGAGCTTTATTTTGTTCCTGAAAGATGCACTCTAATGATCTCTGACCACGGTAATAGATTAGTCCGCGAAATACAGCTTAAGGCCGAGGATTGTTCAAGAGATTCTCATTCTG GTCTAAGAGCAGTTTCTACATGGTTCTTAACCGTGGGGCTTCCCTGCTTAGTCTGCTTGATTCTCGGGTTTCTTGCTCGTCCTTATGTTATCCCAAAT GATCACCGCGGTCGTCTTTGGCGCAACATGACATGGAAGCCCTTCCTAATCAGTCTGGAGAAACAAGTTCTGATGTTCTGCTTCGGCATCAGAAGCGTAGTTGTTGATTCAAATATCTATTCACTCTTAAGGAGGCTCGTATTGCTTAGTTTCTCCCATCTGCGTCTAATGTTTAGTCCTAAAGTAGTAGTAGTACGGCAGACTTCTCATAGACAACCAGCACCTCTAATAAATTTTCATGACTTTGAAAGCAAAGAATCAGCTAAAGCACCGGTGGTAGTTAACAGTTTAGAAGATCTAATCACTTTTGATGGAAGTTTAGACAACTCTGAGCTCACTGCTAATCAAGATGATACAGTGAAGGAAAGTATCGATGTTTCTGTTGTAGATAGCATGATACTAGCTAATATAAAAGTGTTTGCAGAGCAAGGGAATGCTCCTTCAGGACCCGAAGTTTCACAAAGCATTTTGAGCTTagtcaaccaaaaaaaaaaagtagtttaG